The genomic window cttcaaaaaaaaaaaaaagcaatggttGTACTTATTCAGTGTGTTAAGTGGAAAATGATGGAGGTGTAGGATAGGGATGTGCATTTTAAGTGATAATTTGTAAtgagtttatttctctcattacCCTAGCATTTATATCGTAACCTTAATTTTGATTCTAGTGAACTGCTCTCattcaaataaatgatttaaatccTTGCAGAAATGTTTGTCCTAGATGACAGAGTAGCAGCAACtataaataatagttttaataaaTGAAAGCTTGATTGAAAGTGGGTGGCACATTCTAAATGCAAGTTGGTGAATTATgtgtttttcaaaatcatttcagCAAGAATTTCAGCCTGATTTTTTCATTAGTAAAAGGtttgcattttactttttaagtccAGGACTGTTCATTCCCAGATAGATTGATGAGGAAGTTGATGTCAAACTCtagtctgatttctttttttttttttttttaatttccagcaAAAATATTTCGATTCTGGGGATTACAACATGGCTAAAGCAAAAATGAAGAACAAGCAACTTCCCACTGCAGCTCCGGATAAGACAGAGGTCACTGGCGACCACATTCCCactccacaggaccttcctcaaCGGAAACCATCCCTTGTTGCTAGCAAGCTGGCTGGCTGATGAAAGAGCCGAACTGCATGAATCTTGTAATTCCCATTGTTTCTCCTTCATATGTCACTTCTccgctttttatttcctttcattcactGAGTCATTTGAGAGTGACAGCTTTGCAGGTAGCGGTAGTGTGTGCTGCTGTTGTAAGGGAATATACACGTGTAGAAGTTTTGATTAGTTGAACAGTGCACTGATGAAAACATGTTAGAGCAACATTAAGTAATCTACTTGAAAATAATTGTGTATATTACCTAACTCCTAGTGTAGGACTGGTTCTAACAAGTAACAAGCAAATTTTACACTTCTAATGTTTTGGCTTTCCTTAGTTCATCTTAATTACAGCTTTGTATGTTATTCTTATTTAATATAACCTCTCTTGTATtgatttcttctgtattttccttttggattttGTAAAACAGAAGTTTAAGACCACAAGTTGGAAGAAAGGTCACATTTTGAACACAAATAGTTGGGGCTCCAAATGATTTGTGTTTCTGTGCTTGAACTTGAATGGCCTTAAACCTGTTTCAGCTTTAACAATAGAATTTTACTTGGGCAATATTTGCCCATTCTGGTGTATCTTCTGTGACCCTAGTGCTTAACAGCTGCCATTGAAGCTAGTATTCTTATTCAGTTCTATAATGTTAGAATACCTTTTGTTGTTGAAGATGTGAATGAAGTGTGCATGTGCATCGACTGTTAAATTCACTTTTGTGCCATTTTTGTAAATACAGTAGTTTTGCACAACCTCTCATAAACGTCTGTATTAATTTCACATGTTAAAAAGTAGATGCTGTGCCAACCAGAAGCACAAGAGCTCCTCCACAAAACTCTGTGTGTCATTAGAGCTTTTGTATAGTAAGAGTAGTTTACCATCTTGGGCTTATAGAATACCAAACAGAAATCTTTGTTCAGTCTGCCATAGACAAGCTTTTTCATTTGTTACTAATACCCATGACATTCAGTGGCCTTGTGCAAATATGATATGTTGCTTAGGCATATCTTTTGTCCTATGCAGAACATTTCGTTTTGACTTTTATGAAAATTGCAATCCATGTAATTTATATAaacttttttaatgtagaaactTTTTACTTGAGTCAAATTTTGGGGACACTAGAATAAAAGGCTTCGATATTCTGCCTCCGGTggcccctccctcctttttttcttgcttctttcactcaaatcCTGTTGGGCTGTGCTGTTCAGTCTATTCAGAAGCATAGGTGTCTGTATCCTTACTCTTGAAATTTGCTCTGCTGAATGCTGTGTTTTATAACGATGTTTTCCTTATAATTTCTCAGCTGTTAACTACTCTTAATCCTGTATTATTACTAATATTTGACAGTTGTTTAAATAAAAGGAACTTTATAATGAAACAAATACTTGAGAAGACTGGCCCAGGAACCTATGTCAGGATGAGCTGAATTCTGGTAAATAATTTGAATTATAATGAGCTAAGTGAATTTGCCTGTGACAATTAATTTACATAATAGGTGGAACAtagtcatattaaaatatttagatattttgctTCTATAGATGTCACtttaataaaatatcaatttCATTTTACTTGTGGTTTATCTAGTTAGTAAGAACTGTAACAGACTTTATGGGGACAAATTTGCTGCTCTTTTAGGAGCTATTCCCATAAGTTGTTGTAAGGCTGTAGCATGATAATGAGGATCAGTAGCCtgagatgatagtattttcctcttCATCTTTGACTCGCGCAGGGCCTCCCCTCGTGTGGATCCAGGCATCTTTTCTGGATCTTGGCTCCATTTGTATACCTGCTTTCCTGTGACCCCAAATCATCATAGACGGTGCCTTGAATATGGCACCTGCACTTAAAGGCTGCCTAGCACTCTGAGGAAAGCTTGCTGATTGTTTTCCTGCTCCACCCACCCCAAAAGGCGAAAAAGCAACAGAATCAGTAATGTGctaatttgtaattttaaggaTCATTtacgtatataaatatatttgtaatggGAACAAGTAGGTTATTCCACAATATTGTATAATCATTGTAGGATTGATTTAAGAATTACAAAATACCCCAAAGTAGAATTTCTGTAATATCtagtctttttttaatgaatatttgcaAGCTATCACCATTAAATTCACACATCAGACAAGATAAATCTGAAAGATCAGAGACCATGTTATTCTTGGACTTAAACCATAATAGGACTCCTATTGTGGTTTGCGACAAGTGCTGTAACCTCTGAGTTTTAGTTTGTAAAATACAATGCTAATATTTAACCTACCTCAAAACTTGTTGAGGATCTGTGAAATACTGAATAAGTgcccaaaataaaatattgattgtctttttattaaaagtaaatttcCTCATTACACCAACCTGCCTTCTGTAAGTTCACAGTGCTTAAAATCTCAGGATTTTCCATTAGGAAAGACCTGTCACTAAGGATTTGTAGGTATAATCGCTTAGCCTCCATTTTTGGTGCTCGGGATAGAGAGGTTTAAACTTTTCTGTTCTGTCTCAAAGCTCAGTTTATTTAAGACGTATTTGCAGGCCGTGTTTTACCAGTGCTTGAATGAAGAGTTTAACCAGATGAGCTTAATCATCCATTTCTATGATTTCAGAGTTGTGGTTTGAGAAATGGCTAATTTTAATCAGTGTCCCGTTTATTATCAGTTAATGTCGGGGTAAACTGAAGTTCGAGATAAAACATATTTCATGAAAATTGGCTGAAGTCCAAAATAAATTATCTGATGTTTCATGTTCCATAGCTCCTACTGTGATAGTACAGTTTTaagaaacatttcatttttaaaggctaCATCTGACTAAAACAAGGAAAGTTCTTGGCATGTTGGGATAATAAGGATTGTTGGATTGTTTTTGATGAGCTAGAAGGAGCACGTTTGCAGTCTATTTACAAGTTATTCAATACTCTTGTTTTGTTGACCTAAAAATAAGTCTTAACTGTTCATCAAGGCAGGCCTGGTAAGGTCTCTACTTGTTATTACTTCAACAGTTGGAATTAGTTGCTCTTTTTACTTGATGTAATGAAATTATAcctctgaatttttatttatactttttactAAATTAGACATATATTCTTTCTTGATCCCAATTAGTGAAATTTTATCAAAGCCAAAATGTAATCTCTACTTAAATTGTGCTCTAAACTTGTTTGGTGATCCAGAGGCAGGTAGTCTATACGAAGAGCACACCTGAGTGGCAACTAAAGCAGCTTCGCTGGTGGCCTTTTTACATTCCTcaactttcaaatacatttcTTCCAGTTGTCATCTTTTTTCACCTCATCTTACTTTACCCCCCATCCCTGCTTATTTCTTAAGCTCCCTGATGGCATTCATTAAATGGTTTTTAGGGCTGATGAATTATCAATCCTTAACATCCTTCCTAGTATGCCACAATTAAGAACAcgtttttaattttctaaaacacTATCCTAATCTGGATATGACT from Equus asinus isolate D_3611 breed Donkey chromosome 2, EquAss-T2T_v2, whole genome shotgun sequence includes these protein-coding regions:
- the ARPP19 gene encoding cAMP-regulated phosphoprotein 19 isoform X1: MEDKVTSPEKAEEAKLKARYPHLGQKPGGSDFLRKRLQKGQKYFDSGDYNMAKAKMKNKQLPTAAPDKTEVTGDHIPTPQDLPQRKPSLVASKLAG
- the ARPP19 gene encoding cAMP-regulated phosphoprotein 19 isoform X2, translating into MSAEVPEAASAEEQKEMEDKVTSPEKAEEAKLKARYPHLGQKPGGSDFLRKRLQKGQKYFDSGDYNMAKAKMKNKQLPTAAPDKTEVTGDHIPTPQDLPQRKPSLVASKLAG